One genomic window of Fusibacter sp. A1 includes the following:
- a CDS encoding HAMP domain-containing sensor histidine kinase, protein MSLLGYLSDKKVLLGLHAVLVVTLYFTLKAFMMTPAAIGFVLLLIITTDLVYVIYDVFRRYTYYKNIESVQDTLDKKYLIAEVVENPSFFEAQVMFELLQSSLKSMNDEIGMHQYASKEYREYIEAWVHEIKSPIAAVRLMMENDQISGTSGLADEMARIEEYIEQALFYARSTQLSNDYSIKTVELRPVVNEVIKKKAKSLIGIGASVDTLGVQGLAPIDTKWFQFILGQIVSNSIKYRKENLTIKIWTRQCEHSILLYIEDNGCGIAQKDLENVFNMGFVGVNGRKNSKSTGLGLYLCKTLCAKMSLAIGVESIESQFTRITISLPMQNNY, encoded by the coding sequence ATGAGTCTTCTCGGATATCTAAGTGACAAAAAAGTACTGTTGGGACTGCATGCGGTTTTGGTGGTTACTTTATACTTTACGCTTAAGGCGTTCATGATGACTCCGGCTGCGATCGGTTTTGTCCTACTGCTGATCATCACTACGGATCTTGTTTATGTGATTTATGACGTATTTCGTAGGTATACTTACTATAAGAATATTGAATCGGTTCAAGATACACTCGATAAGAAGTACCTGATTGCGGAAGTCGTTGAGAACCCAAGTTTTTTTGAAGCGCAGGTAATGTTTGAACTGCTTCAGTCCTCACTTAAGAGTATGAACGATGAAATCGGTATGCATCAATACGCCTCTAAAGAGTACAGGGAGTATATCGAAGCATGGGTACATGAGATTAAGTCGCCGATTGCTGCTGTAAGGCTGATGATGGAGAACGATCAGATTAGCGGCACTAGCGGACTTGCCGATGAGATGGCAAGAATTGAAGAGTATATCGAACAGGCACTGTTTTATGCAAGATCAACGCAGCTGTCTAACGATTATTCGATTAAGACAGTCGAGCTGCGACCAGTTGTCAATGAAGTCATTAAGAAAAAGGCCAAATCCTTGATTGGAATCGGCGCAAGTGTTGATACACTGGGAGTGCAAGGTCTCGCGCCGATCGATACAAAATGGTTTCAGTTTATTCTGGGGCAAATCGTATCTAATAGTATCAAGTATAGAAAAGAAAACCTGACGATTAAGATATGGACCAGGCAGTGTGAACATTCCATTTTGCTGTATATCGAGGACAACGGTTGTGGAATAGCCCAAAAGGATCTTGAGAATGTGTTCAATATGGGCTTTGTAGGCGTCAACGGGCGTAAGAACTCCAAATCGACCGGGCTGGGACTATACTTATGTAAAACCTTATGCGCTAAAATGAGTCTGGCCATCGGTGTTGAGTCTATCGAAAGCCAGTTTACAAGAATCACGATAAGCCTACCTATGCAAAACAACTACTAG
- a CDS encoding ABC transporter permease codes for MLMYFRLAVGNIRKSVKDYLIYFLTLTFGICLFYSFNSIGAQKAMLVLSDPQLESLSVINEVMNYFSGVISAVLVFLMVYANRFLIKRRKKELGIYMVLGMNRLSVSAILVLETVLIGFVSLVCGLVMGVVASHFLSIVTANLFKADLSSFQFIFSVPAFVKSIVFFSVIFILDIVLNTFTISRLKLIDLLYAKVRNDELRNKNLLFHSLVFLLSVIMIGVSYHLIMKNGMMSLDLEFQGSILFGSLGTVLFFKSFTSILILLLTKHGRVYYRGINMFTVKQIHAKLTGTYLLMALVCILMLIAIGTFSTGMGIAQVLEANLEESLPFDAGVDLWVQDDVPPDLVDIAVRSGFSRDQISLERVYFTNMDLKSLVNAEAYHGYSDDFLASIKLQAMSIDDYNDYLRLAGEPIVELKQDEAIVVYDVNKLKSFYDDLSRVGGKFDFGGMTLDLVDVKRQILSNRPVLTNTGTLIVNEGLLVDLELRAHFMNIDYRDMDQLEATKAFGKIISSIERIYYAFGTLREDILLESVGIKTVVSYVGVYVGIIFMMSSAVMLALQQLTETSDNVERYLLLSKLGVSKKCLSSSIFNQIASYFMFPLALTVVHSIVGINVASNIVRMLGDLDIWLNLWITAGFTLAIFGSYFIITYISAKAVIMQNIK; via the coding sequence ATGCTCATGTACTTTAGACTTGCTGTAGGAAATATTAGAAAGAGTGTTAAGGATTATCTAATCTATTTTTTAACGCTGACTTTTGGGATATGCTTGTTTTACTCTTTCAATTCTATCGGTGCCCAAAAGGCGATGCTGGTCTTGTCGGATCCGCAGCTTGAAAGCTTAAGTGTGATCAATGAGGTGATGAATTATTTTTCAGGAGTCATTTCGGCTGTGCTTGTCTTTTTAATGGTCTATGCGAATCGGTTTCTTATCAAGCGCAGAAAAAAGGAACTTGGAATCTATATGGTTCTCGGTATGAACAGACTATCTGTGTCCGCCATACTTGTGCTTGAGACTGTTCTTATTGGGTTTGTTTCACTGGTTTGCGGACTAGTGATGGGCGTCGTTGCCTCTCATTTTTTATCTATTGTGACTGCAAATCTATTTAAAGCGGATCTTTCAAGTTTTCAATTTATCTTTTCAGTGCCCGCATTCGTTAAATCGATTGTATTCTTTAGTGTCATATTCATTCTGGACATAGTCCTTAACACATTCACTATCTCAAGACTAAAACTGATCGATCTCTTATATGCGAAGGTTAGGAATGATGAGCTTAGGAACAAGAATTTACTCTTTCATAGTCTTGTCTTCTTACTGTCAGTTATCATGATCGGTGTGTCTTATCACCTAATTATGAAAAACGGTATGATGAGTCTGGATTTAGAGTTTCAGGGTTCTATCCTGTTCGGTTCTTTAGGGACAGTACTCTTTTTTAAATCCTTTACGAGCATATTGATTTTGCTGCTGACAAAGCATGGCAGAGTCTATTACCGAGGAATCAATATGTTCACCGTCAAACAGATTCATGCCAAGCTTACTGGAACCTATTTGTTGATGGCGCTGGTTTGCATCTTGATGCTGATTGCGATTGGAACCTTCAGCACAGGTATGGGAATCGCTCAGGTCTTGGAAGCCAATTTGGAGGAGAGCCTGCCTTTTGATGCGGGTGTCGATTTATGGGTTCAAGACGATGTGCCTCCCGATTTAGTTGACATTGCTGTCCGCAGTGGATTCTCACGGGACCAAATCAGTTTGGAACGCGTCTATTTTACGAATATGGATTTGAAATCATTGGTTAACGCAGAGGCATATCACGGATATAGCGACGATTTTTTAGCGTCGATAAAACTTCAGGCGATGTCGATCGACGATTATAATGATTATTTAAGATTAGCTGGTGAACCGATTGTTGAGCTAAAGCAAGATGAGGCGATTGTGGTTTATGATGTGAATAAGCTCAAGTCGTTTTACGATGATCTAAGCAGAGTTGGGGGAAAGTTTGATTTTGGCGGAATGACCCTTGACCTTGTTGATGTGAAAAGGCAAATTCTGAGTAATAGGCCGGTGCTTACCAATACGGGCACTTTGATTGTTAATGAAGGTTTGTTGGTTGACTTGGAGCTTCGTGCGCATTTTATGAATATCGATTACAGAGACATGGACCAGTTGGAGGCTACAAAAGCATTTGGGAAGATAATCAGTTCTATTGAGAGAATCTATTATGCCTTTGGTACCCTTAGGGAAGATATTCTGTTGGAATCAGTCGGAATCAAGACGGTTGTTTCTTATGTAGGTGTATATGTTGGTATCATATTTATGATGTCTAGTGCTGTAATGCTTGCACTGCAACAACTGACAGAAACCAGTGATAACGTGGAACGCTATTTGCTGCTTTCAAAACTCGGTGTATCTAAGAAGTGTTTGTCAAGTTCGATTTTTAATCAGATTGCCTCATATTTCATGTTTCCATTAGCGCTGACAGTGGTACACTCGATTGTTGGAATCAATGTGGCAAGCAATATCGTCAGGATGCTGGGTGACCTCGATATCTGGCTTAATCTATGGATTACAGCAGGTTTTACTCTGGCAATTTTTGGGAGTTACTTCATAATTACTTATATATCTGCCAAAGCGGTCATCATGCAAAATATCAAATAG
- a CDS encoding ABC transporter ATP-binding protein gives MENVLSVNRLEKYYGNKGNVTKALNGLSLEMKKGEYVGVMGASGSGKTTLLNCIATIDRPTAGQITINGENVTMLKSKQLAKFRRDSLGFVFQDFNLLDTLTGFENIALALTMTRVHRLKIEDSVKEVASTLSIENILNKYPYQMSGGEKQRVAAARAIVSSPSLILADEPTGALDSKSSRQLLESFEVLNQKKGASILMVTHDAFTASYCHRIVFIKDGEVFTELRRGTDSRSEFFAQIIDVLTLLGGDNAHVL, from the coding sequence ATGGAAAACGTATTGAGTGTGAACAGGTTAGAAAAATATTATGGAAACAAGGGAAATGTGACTAAGGCGCTTAACGGCCTATCTTTAGAAATGAAAAAAGGTGAATACGTGGGCGTAATGGGCGCATCAGGGAGTGGAAAAACAACGCTTTTAAACTGCATAGCCACGATAGACCGTCCTACTGCGGGGCAGATCACCATAAACGGCGAGAACGTAACGATGCTTAAGAGCAAACAGCTGGCAAAATTCAGAAGGGACTCGTTAGGTTTTGTCTTTCAAGATTTCAATCTGCTGGATACCCTAACAGGCTTTGAAAATATTGCTCTTGCCCTTACGATGACAAGAGTGCACCGCCTAAAGATTGAGGACTCTGTGAAGGAAGTGGCTTCTACGCTTTCTATCGAGAATATTTTGAACAAGTACCCCTACCAGATGAGCGGTGGTGAAAAGCAGAGGGTCGCGGCCGCCAGGGCGATTGTGTCAAGTCCGTCCTTGATCTTAGCGGATGAACCTACGGGGGCGCTTGATTCAAAATCATCTAGGCAGCTACTGGAAAGCTTTGAAGTGCTTAATCAAAAGAAGGGGGCTTCCATTCTGATGGTTACCCATGATGCCTTTACTGCTAGCTACTGCCACCGGATAGTGTTTATTAAGGACGGTGAAGTATTCACCGAACTTAGACGCGGTACGGATTCCAGAAGTGAATTTTTTGCTCAAATCATTGATGTGTTGACTCTTTTAGGAGGGGATAATGCTCATGTACTTTAG
- a CDS encoding response regulator transcription factor produces the protein MSKLMIIEDDESIRRELSTYLEKHGFEVIALDEFNDVAKRSVAGGYDLILLDINLPVSDGHYICKEIRKSSDVPIIIVTSQDTEMDELMSITFGADDFITKPYNLRILLARINSLLRRTVKSAVANKLEHKGLVLDVKNAVVRKGSHEVELTKNELRILTTLIEHKDEIVSRSEIIEELWDSDAFVDDNTLTVNVNRLRKKLDSIGAVDFLTTKRGMGYKV, from the coding sequence ATGTCTAAATTAATGATTATCGAAGATGACGAGAGCATTCGCAGAGAGTTGAGCACTTATCTTGAGAAGCACGGTTTTGAAGTAATTGCGCTTGATGAGTTTAACGATGTGGCCAAAAGGTCTGTCGCAGGCGGGTATGATCTGATTTTACTGGATATCAATTTGCCTGTAAGCGATGGACACTACATCTGTAAGGAAATCAGAAAGTCAAGTGATGTGCCAATCATTATCGTGACAAGCCAAGATACAGAGATGGACGAGCTTATGAGCATTACTTTTGGTGCCGATGATTTTATCACCAAACCCTATAACCTTCGTATCTTGCTTGCTAGGATCAATTCCTTGTTACGTAGAACCGTAAAGTCGGCGGTTGCCAACAAATTGGAACATAAAGGGCTGGTTTTGGATGTTAAGAACGCGGTCGTTCGCAAGGGTAGTCATGAGGTTGAACTGACAAAGAACGAGCTTCGCATTCTTACGACCCTTATTGAACATAAGGATGAAATAGTGTCACGTTCTGAAATCATTGAAGAACTTTGGGATTCGGACGCTTTTGTCGATGACAATACGCTGACTGTGAATGTAAACCGTTTGAGAAAGAAACTTGACAGCATCGGTGCTGTGGATTTTTTGACGACCAAGCGGGGCATGGGATATAAGGTATGA
- a CDS encoding DEAD/DEAH box helicase yields the protein MEQTFKELGVSEEILKALKEMGFEQPTEVQTRTIGPIMNKEDLIVRAKTGSGKTAAFGIPMLQLIDGKSKLPQGLILTPTRELAVQVNDEVKRIAKHLPLRATAVYGQHNMNTEMDELEKGISLLTGTPGRVYDHINQGNFRTNEVKFLVLDEADKMLDMGFIDQVVKIIKALPKDRITLLFSATMPFEIQNISWEYMKNPETIEIESDTKTVDSIHQTYYRVEHHEKRTQMHRLLMVEQPDSCMIFCNTRAMVDRVNEYLERKGYATEALHGAISQAKRLKTINRFKTGAFKILVATDVAARGIHVDDLSLVINYDIPVERDSYVHRIGRTGRAGNGGRALTLATAEDIMSLYEIEEHIGAMIEEGELPTDQEVRASRTAAELKLFGPKKSPREHTAKRVHASPAKEKYKKAEAKPIRKATVKPAVVKPVVVKPVEYKPAEAKVAASKPAKTYEYKAGKPAVNKQTSVTSDKNKAVKAYSKDEVAKVLASYQSKGKVKKKESIFKTIFKRMLKK from the coding sequence ATGGAACAAACATTTAAGGAATTAGGCGTATCAGAAGAAATTTTAAAGGCACTGAAGGAAATGGGATTTGAACAACCGACAGAAGTTCAAACGAGAACCATTGGACCTATAATGAATAAAGAGGATTTGATCGTTAGGGCGAAAACAGGTAGTGGTAAGACCGCTGCGTTCGGTATTCCTATGCTTCAGTTGATCGACGGAAAGTCAAAATTGCCTCAAGGGCTTATCCTGACTCCTACTAGAGAACTGGCTGTACAGGTTAACGATGAGGTTAAAAGAATCGCAAAGCATCTTCCTCTTCGTGCCACGGCTGTTTATGGGCAACATAACATGAATACCGAAATGGATGAACTTGAAAAGGGTATTTCACTGCTTACAGGTACTCCAGGTAGGGTTTATGACCATATCAACCAAGGGAACTTTAGAACCAATGAAGTTAAGTTCTTAGTGCTTGATGAAGCGGACAAGATGCTGGATATGGGCTTTATCGACCAGGTGGTTAAGATTATCAAGGCGCTGCCTAAGGACAGGATTACTTTATTGTTCTCAGCGACAATGCCATTTGAGATTCAGAATATCTCTTGGGAATATATGAAAAACCCTGAGACGATTGAAATTGAGTCGGATACAAAGACGGTGGATTCGATCCATCAAACCTATTACCGCGTGGAGCATCATGAGAAGCGCACCCAGATGCACAGGCTCTTGATGGTCGAACAACCGGATTCGTGCATGATTTTTTGTAACACGAGAGCCATGGTTGACCGCGTCAATGAGTACTTAGAAAGAAAAGGCTATGCTACAGAAGCCTTACACGGCGCTATTTCGCAGGCTAAAAGACTTAAGACGATCAACCGTTTTAAGACGGGGGCCTTTAAGATTTTAGTCGCGACCGATGTGGCAGCCAGAGGAATACACGTGGACGATCTGTCACTTGTAATCAATTACGATATTCCTGTTGAAAGGGATAGTTATGTTCATAGAATCGGTAGAACCGGTCGTGCCGGTAACGGTGGACGCGCACTTACTCTTGCTACTGCTGAGGATATCATGAGCCTTTATGAAATTGAAGAGCACATCGGTGCGATGATTGAAGAAGGCGAGCTTCCTACAGACCAAGAAGTCAGAGCGTCAAGGACTGCAGCCGAACTTAAACTGTTCGGTCCTAAGAAGTCACCGAGAGAACACACTGCAAAACGTGTTCATGCGTCGCCTGCTAAGGAAAAGTATAAGAAGGCAGAGGCAAAACCTATTAGAAAAGCGACTGTAAAACCAGCAGTTGTGAAACCTGTTGTTGTTAAACCGGTTGAATACAAACCGGCAGAGGCAAAGGTGGCTGCTTCTAAACCTGCAAAAACTTACGAGTACAAAGCGGGTAAACCTGCTGTAAATAAGCAAACTTCGGTAACATCTGATAAGAATAAGGCAGTCAAGGCTTACTCAAAGGATGAAGTGGCAAAAGTGCTTGCCAGTTACCAATCGAAGGGTAAAGTCAAGAAGAAGGAATCCATCTTTAAGACGATCTTCAAAAGAATGTTAAAAAAGTAG